In Stigmatopora nigra isolate UIUO_SnigA chromosome 5, RoL_Snig_1.1, whole genome shotgun sequence, the genomic window TTTTGGGCTTGATTTTCTCTCCTCCAGCTCGAATGAATGTCCCCTATCACTTTACCAATCAAAGATAAAAATCACTTAATGCACTCCACAAACAATTGCGTACAGTCCGTCGGCGTATTTGCGATCTCACTTGTCACAGGTTTTTGTGTTCCAATGGCATTGTTTGGTAAATTGTGGTTTTGGGGGGGTGGCACTGTTGATCTATTGTCTCTGAGCTTGATGTGACCTCTGCCCTTATTTGTGGGTCCATTTGCATACATTAGAGTTTCTGACTGACTAAACTTTAAGTCCCTTGATTTGCATGCTTTTGTGTGGCAATAATGGTTTTGGCGGTAACACTGACTGTTTTGAATGGAAATGCAAAGATCTGGCTGCTTGCTAACAATCTCGtttccttatttatttatttttttgtattttttttatatacttctGCTTATTTTTAACTTTCTTTTTATCTTCTTCTTTGCCTCCTACCCCTTCTGtgtccacttttttttgcatgcttctTTCTTTAGCTTGAAATGGCGATTGAAAACCTACAAAAGTCTGAAGGAATTGCAAGTCACAAAAGCAGCCTCCTCAACAGTCATGTAAGTCCATCTGGAAGTTTCTTTGAAAAGAACTTTGGAAAGGGGAGGGTCTGCTGGGACCTGTAGGtggtgtgtttttatttgtattcgcaacatttaaaacaaaaaatctgctGCTACAGCTTGATTGACACAGCTCTGTCTCACTGACATGCATTATTGTCCCAATATTATTCATCCTTGATCTGCTTTATTTACTTTCACTTTTCAAACAATCAGTCAAACTGAACTGGGTGTAATATTGTTGCATGTtcattaaatatttgtattgtatgtacaaaaataatacaGCCAGTATTTAGACTAAACTCACTGCCTTGGCCCTTGATGAAGCATGTCAAGACAACTTTGACACATTTAGACAATCATTAAATGGGTGTGTTGCATTGCTCCAGTGAGTCTGTGATATCACAGACAAATCACTACTTCTAGTTTTGAAAGTACATTTGGTGCTGAAGTACgtagtggggggaaaaagtttGTAGTCATAGTATGAGTAACATGTAGTTGAACAAAATCTGAGTTGTAATTGAATCTATTGTACTGAAATGATATAATTGTAATAACAATTTCAGGTATTTGTAAaacgttttattttgtttgctaCCAACACAAATGTATTTTCAGCAAGTTATCTTATTTGCAACCAAAAGTTACTCTGGCTACAATAACAAAATTTCTGTCTATACATGCAATTTATGTCAGATTTACTTCACATTTTCACTGACATTATAGTATATTGCAGCAATATAATGTGCACATGCCGGTTATGGAAAAATACAGATCATACTGGCAATAAGTACAGTAGTTTATGTCATGATGCAAGCATGTATTAGATACATTTGCCAAAGCAGCAACTTGAGTAGAATCAAACTTCACTTGTTTTCACTGTTTTAATAACACAGTTCTTGGTGGCATTCAACTGATTACAGTTGAATTCAAGtcataaaatgttgaaagaCAAAGGAAGCGTCAGCTGTTCGCGGCATTGCCACCGGTCaaatatgtttgttttgctgtgtttgtgtgtcctgTCAAGGTTGTGAGATGATAAAATCCATTGTTGTTCTCATTGCCTGTTTTCGTGTCATTTTTATGTTTAGCTCCAATGGCTGCTGGACAACTATGAGACTGCAGAAGGTGTAAGCCTGCCCAGATGTTCCCTCTATAACCATTACTTGCGGCATTGCCAAGAACAGAAACTAGATCCAGTCAACGCCGCTTCCTTCGGCAAGCTCATTCGCTCCGTCTTCATGGGTCTCAGGACCCGGCGTCTCGGAACCAGGTACGACTTTGAGCTCGTCCTTCCGTCATGGCGGATCTCTTGATAACAGTGATCAAATAGCTATTAGCGATGTAACGTGTATGACTGTGCTTCTAGGCATTAGCGACATGCTAATGACCGTCATTACTCTGATGATATGCTTTCTGGCTTTTGAATCTTCCAGAGGCAACTCAAAGTATCATTATTATGGCATCCGCGTGAAGCCAGACTCTCCACTAAACCGGTTGCAAGAAGACACCCAATACATGGCCATGAGGCAGCAGCCTGTCCACCAGAAACAAAGGTCACCATTCTTAATGCTCTATCTTCCTCCAATCTGTTGTGCTCTGTCTAGAAAGACTCTCATGCAGCTATATGGCTAATCTACTCTAAGAGATAATGTCCATTTTTGGTACTGTGTTTCTGTAATCTTGAGTTTTGTGATGTTCATCTGTCGCATATCCTCTTTTTGGTTACCCTTCTGGTTGAATTTGACCTTGAAAatctatttatgtatgtatttatttcaactGAAAGCAAAAATCTCACCCTTTTATAGGTTCAAACCTCTGCAAAAAGTGGATGGAATGCCTGACAACCTTTGTGTCAACTCTCAGTGTAATAACACGCCAGAACAATCTGTTGCAGCTCAGAGCCAACACCACCAGCAGTACATAGGTCAGTGAATGAGATTGTAATACTTCCCAGACTATAAATGACACTTCTTTTGATAGTTTAGTTGGACGTGGGATAAAAGCCCCTTTCTATAGTCCGGTAATGTTCCAGTATTTACTCAATATGTGTTCATGTGTTGcactaacatttaaaaaacattattataaaGTTTTTCATCTGGTTATCTGTTCAATTTAGTATCACTCAGTTTGTAAATAGCATGCTggttcacaaaatgatgcgttggTTTAAACATTCAAGTGTGAGGACAGAAGTAAGAACGAAACAGAACAAATGAAATAATCTTCAACTGAACTGCATTTCCTTTCATTGATTTAAATACTTTGTTGAAGAACTgtttaaaagttttaaagttACCTTAGACTCGCTGTGTTGCTTGAAAAATACGGCATATTCGTCATTATTATGTTTGGCATTTACTAGACGTATTTTACCGTCAGTGGAACATCTTAATTACAACCAATCTATTTTCTAGTGCTGACTTGCCAACAATATGTCTTCTTGCAGACACAGCCCACAGTTTGCCTGAATTTCCCACTCCGGACATGGGAACACAGCCTCTGCCGGATCgcatcactgtcaatgacatCAAAAAACTGCAGACCCTTTATAGAGAACACTGCGAGGTAAGTGACGGTCATGCATTTCCACATTGTAACAGTGTCGGTTATATTGGGACGTGCCAAAGGTTGTGAATTCAGACACCACTCACATTGAGCAGGTCAAGAGAGTGTCTCGTTGTGCTTTGTGGGGGCTTTGCTCACATCACATACAATTTCAACCTTGCTTGGATTGTACTATTGTAAGCATATAGTAGTTCAAAAATTTATCACACAAACTCATCCCAACAATTGATTTCAAGTCATGCTGCATTTGAGTACTATTgagtatatgtctatgtatgtatatatatatatatatatatatatatatatatatatatatatatatatatatatatatatatatatatatatatatatatatatatatatatatatatatatatatatatatatatatatatatatatatatatatatatatatatatatatatatatatatatatatatatatatatatatatatatatatatatatatatatatatatatatatatatatatatatatatatatatatatatatatatatatatatatatatatatatatatatgctcttTAGAAGATAATATAAGTAaacataaaatgcatttttaatgtagAGCGTTTTCAttacattattaaatattagGAAAAAATAACTGCTTGGCTATCTATACCGGGAGCTGTATAGAATAGGTAATTGCCCACTTTGATCATTCCTGAATGAACGAGTACCATCTAgctaaccacattttttttttgtttgttggctGAGTGCATTTTTACTGACAACATCTGAACCTCATTGTGTCCAAACCTTTTCAATCGAATTTTACCTGAACAGATCAAAGTGTTTTGTCCGAGaatcattatttatatatattttttcttaaatacgtCAGTTGTAGCGATTCTGAACGCAGTACTGTGAGGGTATACCTGCACTGCCCGATTGCAGACTGAATAACAGAATTAAAATAAAGTCAACCATACAATTATAAAGTCTGATTCGCTGTCATCATGCTGCTTAAACACCATGACAGATCTATTTTCTAAATGAGATATTTGTAAAGTGGCAGAGTAAAGCGCTCTGACCCTGTCACCTAGGCTCTCAATGTCAGACATCATCATATTATTGTGTATTTCACTTGAGAGCCTCAGTGATGAATTTGCGAATTAGCTTCCACCATTGGTTGAAAGGGGAAATAATAAGAAACATTACAATCAGGGGGCTTAACAGACAGGAGCCGATGTGATTAAAGCAACCAAGTGCTTTATCGCATTATCGCCGGCCTCCCCTTGTCCATCCGCCCCGCGCTGCCTTTGTTCCTGCCTTCTTTTCATCCACAAGCAGCTTTCAAGACATGCCAATTAACCTTTCTGAACGCCGGCCGGACATCTCGGTGTCTTTGTGGCGGCCTCCCCGTGGGCTTTTGTGACGCCTCGTCCTGCCGCTCTCATGCCACTCCGTGTGTTTCATGTTCATGCCTCTGATTTGGTTGCCTTCATTTAGTGCCAACCGTGACCTGTTATCTCATTAGTAGAGGCTTCTCCTTGTCGGagatagagggaaaaaaaatgttcatttgaaatCAGAGAAACAGATTCAGTGTCATTTATTGAAGCGTACACATGACAAATTTAATCCATAGGAATGAATGAgattacgtgtttttttttgtcctcttcaATATGCTGTTTACCCCTTGAGGCCAAAAAGTGCGTTTGTTCAAAGGGGGATGGGGAATTCTCCTTTTTGTTTTGGAGTTCTGTGTTTGACATGTTGCTGGGGGCAACCGTAAACaaggttgccatggcaacagctAAGCAGACGCAAAAAAACATGCCGATCGAAGCCTACACCGCTGTGTAAAAAGATCCAGTGGCAAAAACACACTCCTCAAGAGTTACTTACTGACAGTTGTTGGACTGATGCAAATGTATTGAGACAAGTTAAACAGTTCAAGAGaaagatttttatatattttcatgtttaTCTGAGGGTGGATGTATGATTTTTCATTTAAGTTTCCTCAAAGtttctgttgatttgggggtTTTCAACTGAGGTCAACACATTGGCAAAAGGGTGCAAATTCATTGGAAATTTGAAGTGCGATACCCAAACGCGACCTTTGATGACGTTGATTGATGTGCGGCCTTCCCGCTGGCTGGCGGCGGCACCAGCCGGGCCCACAGTGAGGAGCGGGAGCTGCCTGTAGGATCTGTGTTGTGTGTCTGGTTGCCATGGTAGGCCTCTCAATGTTTGCCTCCCCTCACACTTTCTCCCCCCCTCCCTTGCAGGCCACTCTGGATGTGGTGATGAACCTCCAGTTCTACTACATTGAGAAACTCTGGCAGACCTTCTGGTACTCAACAGTACCATCTAGTGACGGGAGCACCACTATTGCCAACAGGTCAGCAAAAACGGTTACCCCCACCGCCCCTCTTTTCTCAAAGTGGAATAGAAAACATGGCTTTATAAATTATGCAAATCAACTATGGGTATGGCTTACATGAACAACTTAAACTAAGCCTATATTGTGTTGTATTGCACTTCTCAGCTTTAATACAGATGGAGCTAATTACTTAAAAAGGTCCTCCACATTAGCTCTTGTGTCAAAACCTGAACATGTTGAAGTCAATGTAGGAAACTCTTTAGTATTTCACTACTTTATTTTATATGGATCAATTGAGAAAACTATTACTAACAATCAAATGTGATACATTAAGACAGGAGTGTGAAactcattttttagttttaatttcaTCCAGAGGGCTGTTATGTCTTCCCACTAGGCAACCAAAattaatggatgaatgaatgacagaTTTTCCCATCATGCTGATTGATAGGTTATTTTTGGACAATCAAATTAGTATAGATCttctgcaattattgatttaaaaagtgggtAACACGGGAAATATTCCCTACATACACATctctaatcttcatttgaatttgatcattaaacagaaagtcagcatttATCCTTTACTAATTTTTCGTGCTGCAAAAATGATGAGGCgggacagatttggcccccgggccgcatcTTGGACACTCGTGCATTAAGATATCCCGTTTGAGATTTTCTTTGCtgaattattttgttgcttgttgCCCTTAACACACTTACttcaaatccatttaaactggaaaaGCTTACATTGTGTGATCAATCACATTTCCAACTTGACTGGTTAATATTAATTAATAgagataatatttaaaaatgaaaataaatgaggacatttaaaaaaatatttttagctgATTCCGATTCTCTGAAAATTACGATTTCTGATCATCTGATTGGATCGGTGTATATCCTcaacatatacagtatattcaTAAATATGAATTGTACAATACACAGTATATCACCTGTTTTAACAAATGTAagtaaaaggataaaaaaacttaatttggAAAGCCCTGCTTTCATGCTTATATGAATATTGTTAGCATGTGAACATGTTGCCTGTTTAATATCATAACCTTGAAAGTTTCATTTGATTTGTGCACAGTGATGATGAACTGGAAGGTGTGTTGCCTCGAGAGAAGCTGCTCAATCTGTGTAAATATGAACCAGTGCGACTATGGATGAGAAGCTGTGATCACATCCTCTACCAAGCCTTAGTGGAGATCCTCATCCCAGATGTGCTGCGTCCTGTTCCcagttagtgtttttttccccttacaaACTTGATTGTAAAACTGTAGAAATTCATTATATTGATATCATATGCAATTATGTTTATATTTGTTCATATATTACACACTGTTTCAGTATTTTGTATGTGGATTATTTCAAATCTGAAGGGTGGGATGTAAAATATTCTTGACTTACTGATATGCATTTGGTTCTCTGCAGGCACTCTCACTCAGGCCATTAGGAACTTTGCCAAGAGTTTGGAGGGCTGGTTGACCAATGCCATGACCAGCTTTCCTCAAGAAATCATCCGCACTAAGGTGACCAAAGAATGGAAATGAATGAGCAAGAAAGCTGGAAttgattctatttatttataaacttGTTTGAAATGCATCCATAGGTGGCGGTGGTCAGTGCCTTTGCACAGACACTTAGACGTTACACTAGCCTCAATCACTTGGCCCAGGCGGCACGTGCCGTCCTCCAGAACACCTCACAGATCAACCAGATGCTCTCGGATCTCAACCGGGTGGACTTTGCAAACGTACAGGTACCTATTGGACAGCAGGAGCGAAATGGTCAGTGCGACGCGCAGTCAACGGTTGTATCGTTGTCACTTGACAGGAACAGGCATCCTGGGTGTGCCAGTGCGACGAGAGCGTGGTGCAGCGTCTGGAACAGGACTTTAAAGTCACCTTGCAGCAGCAGAGTTCTTTGGACCAGTGGGCCACTTGGCTGGACAACGTGGTCTCGCAGGTCCTCAAGCCTCACCAGGGCAGCCCCAGCTTCCCCAAGGCAGCAAGACAGTTCCTGCTCAAGTGGTCCTTCTACAGGTAATCCAGATACAAAGAAATATGCCGCAAAATATACGTTGCAGTTTTCCATCAGTGGTCACTAGAGTGGACAGTTATTCAAAAGTTGATACAACTGTTAatagatattattttttttgtcatataggggaaaaaataatttaaaaaacccTATATGACAAAAAATTTAACATCTATTAACAGTTGTATCAACTTTtgaataactatatatatatatatatatatatatatatatatatatatatata contains:
- the rfx2 gene encoding DNA-binding protein RFX2 isoform X3, which codes for MQSSEGSSETSPNVAALRSSSSAQAPVVQPVPASQQVQQSQHVYPSQVHYVGESGEAVYTNGTIRTAYYNPEAQLYGQSSGGPYFDSQAGGTHVTTVVSSASGGVPPHSMVGIAMDVSSSHIISSGSTYLIHGGNMEGSRNHVSHSSRSSSAMLEMAIENLQKSEGIASHKSSLLNSHLQWLLDNYETAEGVSLPRCSLYNHYLRHCQEQKLDPVNAASFGKLIRSVFMGLRTRRLGTRGNSKYHYYGIRVKPDSPLNRLQEDTQYMAMRQQPVHQKQRFKPLQKVDGMPDNLCVNSQCNNTPEQSVAAQSQHHQQYIDTAHSLPEFPTPDMGTQPLPDRITVNDIKKLQTLYREHCEATLDVVMNLQFYYIEKLWQTFWYSTVPSSDGSTTIANSDDELEGVLPREKLLNLCKYEPVRLWMRSCDHILYQALVEILIPDVLRPVPSTLTQAIRNFAKSLEGWLTNAMTSFPQEIIRTKVAVVSAFAQTLRRYTSLNHLAQAARAVLQNTSQINQMLSDLNRVDFANVQEQASWVCQCDESVVQRLEQDFKVTLQQQSSLDQWATWLDNVVSQVLKPHQGSPSFPKAARQFLLKWSFYSSMVIRDLTLRSAASFGSFHLIRLLYDEYMFYLVEQRVAQATGETPIAVMGEFSDLTSMMPSLMEKDVSFSDEMSDLGSDGDVSRSEPAVKRERIEMSHPLQEM
- the rfx2 gene encoding DNA-binding protein RFX2 isoform X1 codes for the protein MQSSEGSSETSPNVAALRSSSSAQAPVVQPVPASQQRALVQATGSVQKGGQVQQLSVSRAQQVPAQVQQSQHVYPSQVHYVGESGEAVYTNGTIRTAYYNPEAQLYGQSSGGPYFDSQAGGTHVTTVVSSASGGVPPHSMVGIAMDVSSSHIISSGSTYLIHGGNMEGSRNHVSHSSRSSSAMLEMAIENLQKSEGIASHKSSLLNSHLQWLLDNYETAEGVSLPRCSLYNHYLRHCQEQKLDPVNAASFGKLIRSVFMGLRTRRLGTRGNSKYHYYGIRVKPDSPLNRLQEDTQYMAMRQQPVHQKQRFKPLQKVDGMPDNLCVNSQCNNTPEQSVAAQSQHHQQYIDTAHSLPEFPTPDMGTQPLPDRITVNDIKKLQTLYREHCEATLDVVMNLQFYYIEKLWQTFWYSTVPSSDGSTTIANSDDELEGVLPREKLLNLCKYEPVRLWMRSCDHILYQALVEILIPDVLRPVPSTLTQAIRNFAKSLEGWLTNAMTSFPQEIIRTKVAVVSAFAQTLRRYTSLNHLAQAARAVLQNTSQINQMLSDLNRVDFANVQEQASWVCQCDESVVQRLEQDFKVTLQQQSSLDQWATWLDNVVSQVLKPHQGSPSFPKAARQFLLKWSFYSSMVIRDLTLRSAASFGSFHLIRLLYDEYMFYLVEQRVAQATGETPIAVMGEFSDLTSMMPSLMEKDVSFSDEMSDLGSDGDVSRSEPAVKRERIEMSHPLQEM
- the rfx2 gene encoding DNA-binding protein RFX2 isoform X2, giving the protein MQSSEGSSETSPNVAALRSSSSAQAPVVQPVPASQQRALVQATGSVQKGGQVQQLSVSRAQQVPAQVQQSQHVYPSQVHYVGESGEAVYTNGTIRTAYYNPEAQLYGQSSGGPYFDSQAGGTHVTTVVSSASGGVPPHSMVGIAMDVSSSHIISSGSTYLIHGGNMEGSRNHVSHSSRSSSAMLQWLLDNYETAEGVSLPRCSLYNHYLRHCQEQKLDPVNAASFGKLIRSVFMGLRTRRLGTRGNSKYHYYGIRVKPDSPLNRLQEDTQYMAMRQQPVHQKQRFKPLQKVDGMPDNLCVNSQCNNTPEQSVAAQSQHHQQYIDTAHSLPEFPTPDMGTQPLPDRITVNDIKKLQTLYREHCEATLDVVMNLQFYYIEKLWQTFWYSTVPSSDGSTTIANSDDELEGVLPREKLLNLCKYEPVRLWMRSCDHILYQALVEILIPDVLRPVPSTLTQAIRNFAKSLEGWLTNAMTSFPQEIIRTKVAVVSAFAQTLRRYTSLNHLAQAARAVLQNTSQINQMLSDLNRVDFANVQEQASWVCQCDESVVQRLEQDFKVTLQQQSSLDQWATWLDNVVSQVLKPHQGSPSFPKAARQFLLKWSFYSSMVIRDLTLRSAASFGSFHLIRLLYDEYMFYLVEQRVAQATGETPIAVMGEFSDLTSMMPSLMEKDVSFSDEMSDLGSDGDVSRSEPAVKRERIEMSHPLQEM